Proteins encoded by one window of Pelecanus crispus isolate bPelCri1 chromosome 8, bPelCri1.pri, whole genome shotgun sequence:
- the NDUFA2 gene encoding NADH dehydrogenase [ubiquinone] 1 alpha subcomplex subunit 2, producing MAAVTVRGIGGGLGRSLRELRIHLCQRSAGSRGVRDFIEQHYVTLKKANPDFPILIRECSGVQPKLWARYEFGKEKSVPLNNLTVDEVAKALENIVKSKV from the exons ATGGCGGCGGTGACTGTGAGGGGCATCGGGGGTGGGCTGGGCCGCAGCCTGCGGGAGCTCCGCATTCACCTGTGCCAGCGCTCTGCGGGCAGCCGCGGCGTCAG agACTTCATCGAGCAGCACTATGTGACCCTGAAGAAGGCAAATCCCGACTTCCCCATCTTGATCCGTGAGTGCTCCGGTGTCCAGCCCAAGCTCTGGGCTCGGTACG AGTTTGGCAAGGAGAAAAGCGTGCCACTGAACAACCTTACCGTGGATGAAGTGGCCAAGGCCTTGGAGAACATTGTGAAAAGTAAGGTGTGA
- the TMCO6 gene encoding transmembrane and coiled-coil domain-containing protein 6, with the protein MWGRRRRGAGPSGGGAEELRARRREREAALRKARRQEQLVSKRLLREDTTAEERGQDGAEIVPDPLSEDEVLELLRGVQRGSEDRRRSLSRLRWALQNKDTQQKFVRLHGSIQTLIGLFTSSLADMQMEAARCLHELSHSNDPAVAEACLPVTSYLLTYLSGHSVEFTELCLYTLGNLVVESKAVRKQLLPQGIIPVLASCIQSPHEAVLEGLGYVLSQFLQAKEAPTEIIPLVLDSVLPQHMLRLVCSGLKAGTGAALEFAWCLHYIICSHTANTALLSLGALPALTSLLLDLASEIPQDAPEGLELLICPVLRCLSNLLAEETGCEVQIQDERLLIALFLILQCFLQQHPFIAQECLWLLNNLTADKPFFCSALFSLDLLPALLQLLPCSQMASVLVLTVLCNIAEKGPAYCQQLYQQPALPLLLPTLTLPDPEVVGQCLELLHLLFLHWPEAATDFVRQGGHRALEQHQSTPELQERARALLDMVGQLLGTSVFSPCHTILSAFS; encoded by the exons atGTGGGgtcggcggcggcgcggggccgggcccagcggcggcggcgcggaggagctgcgggcccggcggcgggagcgAGAGGCAG CTCTCAGAAAAGCCCGGCGGCAGGAGCAGCTAGTCAGCAAGCGGCTTCTGCGGGAGGACACCACAGCAGAGGAGCGTGGACAGGATGGAGCAGAGATTGTGCCGGACCCTCTCTCAGAGGATGAG GTTCTTGAGCTGCTCAGAGGTGTGCAGAGGGGTTCAGAGGACAGGAGAAGATCACTCAGCCGCCTCCGCTGGGCTCTGCAGAACAAGGACACTCAGCAGAAGTTTGTCAG GCTGCATGGCAGTATCCAGACACTCATCGGGCTCTTCACCAGCAGCCTGGCTGACATGCAGATGGAGGCAGCCCGCTGTCTCCATGAGCTTTCCCACTCCAATGACCCTGCTGTGGCCGAGGCATGTCTGCCAGTGACCTCCTATCTCCTCACCTACCTCTCAGGACACAGTGTTGAGTTCACG GAGCTGTGTTTGTACACGCTGGGGAACCTGGTAGtagaaagcaaagctgtgagGAAGCAGCTTCTGCCTCAGGGCATCATTCCAGTGCTGGCATCCTGTATCCAG TCCCCGCACGAGGCTGTGCTGGAAGGTCTGGGCTACGTCCTCTCGCAGTTCCTCCAAGCCAAGGAAGCCCCCACAGAGATCATACC CTTGGTTCTGGACTCCGTTCTGCCCCAGCACATGCTTCGACTGGTTTGCTCTGGCCTCAAGGCTGGGACGGGAGCAGCCTTGGAGTTTGCATGGTGTCTCCACTACATCATTTGTAG CCATACAGCCAACACAGCATTGCTGTCACTGGGGGCCTTGCCTGCCCTCACCTCGCTCTTGCTCGACCTGGCTTCTGAAATCCCTCAAGATGCTCCTGAGGGCCTGGAGCTG CTCATCTGCCCAGTGCTGCGGTGTCTCAGCAACCTCCTCGCAGAGGAGACAGGCTGTGAAGTCCAGATCCAGGACGAGCGCCTGCTCATCGCCCTCTTCCTCATCCTGCAGtgcttcctccagcagcacccattCATAGCACAGGAGTGTCTCTGGCTGCTGAACAACCTCACGG CAGACAAGCCCTTCTTCTGCTCCGCTCTGTTCTCCCTGGActtgctcccagccctgctgcagctcctgccatgTTCtcagatggccagtgtgttg GTCCTGACAGTTCTGTGCAATATAGCGGAGAAGGGGCCAGCCTACTGCCAGCAGCTGTACCAacagcctgccctgcccctgctgctaCCCACCCTCACTCTGCCCGACCCTGAAGTGGTGGGACAGTGCCTCGAGCTGCTgcacctcctcttcctgcacTGGCCAGAG GCTGCTACTGACTTTGTCAGGCAAGGTGGGCACCGGGCCCTTGAGCAGCACCAGAGCACCCCAGAACTCCAGGAGCGAGCACGAGCACTGCTGGACATGGTTGGGCAGCTCCTGGGAACCTCTGTCTTCAGTCCCTGCCACACCATATTGTCTGCCTTCTCCTAG